In one Ictalurus furcatus strain D&B chromosome 10, Billie_1.0, whole genome shotgun sequence genomic region, the following are encoded:
- the fam43a gene encoding protein FAM43A, with the protein MLPWKKNKFDLIEEDKQSKHKGYAVSLNYSALTTLAKACPESALNRVGSMFKSKRKKVKITSEDPTYTVLYLGNATTIQSKGEGCTDVAVSKIWNKSEMGKSGTKMRLTVSSHGVRMVHVDEQARRPGHLYLLHRITYCVADPRLPRIFAWIYRHEMKHKAVMLRCHAVLVSRPEKAKAMALLLYQTSATALAEFKRLKRRDDARHQQQQLIGEQTIPLVPLRKLLNGQCCYKPPVERSRSAPKLGSITEDLLGEEAEAKATQFECEDVLDTDEERAGTEKPGLCQLINDLGEMGIGNDVRTLKADLRVTRLLSGESTSSESSLENNHDPAVVSGDANERKTPEVG; encoded by the coding sequence ATGTTGCCTTGGAAGAAGAACAAGTTTGACCTGATCGAGGAAGACAAGCAGTCCAAGCACAAGGGCTACGCGGTGAGTCTGAACTACTCCGCGCTCACCACGCTGGCTAAGGCGTGTCCGGAGAGCGCGCTGAACCGGGTCGGCAGCATGTTCAAATCCAAGAGGAAAAAGGTGAAGATCACGAGCGAGGACCCCACGTACACGGTGCTGTATTTGGGTAACGCTACCACCATCCAGTCGAAGGGTGAGGGGTGCACGGACGTGGCCGTGAGCAAGATCTGGAACAAGAGCGAAATGGGAAAGAGCGGCACGAAGATGCGGCTGACGGTGAGCTCACACGGAGTGCGCATGGTGCACGTGGACGAGCAAGCGCGCAGACCTGGACACCTGTACTTGCTGCACCGGATCACCTACTGCGTTGCTGATCCACGCCTGCCCAGGATCTTCGCCTGGATCTACCGGCACGAGATGAAGCACAAGGCGGTGATGCTGCGCTGCCACGCAGTGCTCGTGTCCCGGCCGGAGAAGGCGAAAGCCATGGCGCTGCTGTTGTACCAGACGTCAGCCACGGCGCTCGCGGAGTTCAAGAGGCTGAAACGGCGCGATGACGCGCggcaccagcagcagcagctgatcGGAGAGCAGACCATCCCACTGGTGCCGCTGCGCAAGCTGCTGAACGGCCAGTGCTGCTACAAGCCTCCAGTGGAGCGCAGCAGGAGCGCGCCCAAACTCGGCTCCATCACCGAGGACCTGCTCGGCGAAGAAGCCGAAGCAAAAGCCACGCAGTTTGAATGCGAGGACGTTCTGGACACGGATGAGGAGCGCGCAGGCACCGAGAAACCCGGGCTGTGCCAGCTCATTAACGATTTGGGCGAGATGGGCATCGGGAACGACGTGCGGACTCTAAAAGCGGACCTCAGGGTGACCAGGCTGCTGTCTGGAGAGAGCACCAGCAGCGAGTCGTCTCTAGAGAACAATCACGATCCTGCGGTCGTGTCCGGCGATGCCAACGAGCGCAAGACGCCAGAAGTCGGCTGA